In Sphingobacterium thalpophilum, a genomic segment contains:
- a CDS encoding transposase codes for MDNHPVSAQLVGLFFQMDGKQLQDQYKNHLSDFQDWDQKPHAEQWTLFPDNISEHLSIDETSFSNGELYTIVSSKSAKGRKGTILATIRGTKAEDIIAVLERIPLKLRNKVREVTMDMAPNMAKAIRRCFRNARRVIDRFHVQKLAYDAVQELRIKYRWEVLDAESKKIMESRKRGIPYDPELLPNGDTLKQLLARSRHLLFKHPSRWSESQKRRAELLFIRFPKLKQAYDLGVALGDIFNKCRDKKVAFTKLGLWHNQVENAGIASFESVARSIAAHHQYILHYFDNRSTNASAESFNAKLKAFRSVFRGVRDTTFFLYRVMKLYA; via the coding sequence TTGGATAATCATCCTGTAAGCGCCCAATTGGTAGGTCTGTTCTTCCAAATGGACGGTAAGCAACTACAGGATCAATACAAGAACCATCTCAGTGACTTCCAGGACTGGGACCAAAAGCCACACGCAGAGCAATGGACCCTTTTTCCTGATAACATATCGGAACACCTGAGCATCGATGAGACCAGCTTTAGCAACGGTGAACTTTACACGATCGTAAGCAGTAAATCAGCAAAGGGCAGGAAGGGAACCATATTGGCTACCATAAGAGGGACAAAGGCGGAAGATATTATTGCTGTATTAGAGCGCATTCCACTTAAACTAAGGAACAAAGTTAGGGAAGTAACGATGGATATGGCCCCCAATATGGCAAAGGCTATCCGTAGGTGTTTCAGAAATGCCAGAAGGGTTATCGATCGGTTTCATGTACAAAAACTTGCTTATGATGCTGTTCAGGAACTCCGTATCAAATACCGATGGGAAGTCTTAGATGCAGAAAGCAAAAAAATAATGGAATCGCGAAAACGGGGTATCCCATATGACCCCGAGTTGTTGCCTAATGGTGATACGCTCAAACAGCTATTAGCTAGGTCGAGACACCTCCTGTTCAAGCATCCAAGTCGATGGTCGGAAAGCCAAAAACGCCGTGCAGAACTGCTGTTCATCAGGTTTCCCAAGCTAAAACAGGCTTATGATCTTGGAGTTGCCTTAGGTGACATCTTCAATAAATGCAGGGATAAAAAAGTTGCTTTCACAAAGTTAGGACTGTGGCACAACCAGGTTGAGAACGCGGGTATTGCTTCATTCGAGAGTGTCGCAAGATCCATTGCAGCACATCATCAATACATTCTCCACTACTTCGACAATAGAAGCACCAATGCATCCGCAGAGTCCTTCAATGCAAAACTCAAAGCTTTCAGGAGCGTCTTCCGTGGAGTAAGGGATACAACATTCTTCCTGTACAGAGTGATGAAATTGTATGCTTAA
- a CDS encoding transposase, translating to MQEAERKLLSLLMPEGLLEYFQILEVDQVDNQLHIYLDELNIAPTGYQNSKLESKGFMPSTEISDFPIRGQKVTLHIRRRRWTVLDTGEIITRDWNLVREGARMTTEFGLFLKKIFG from the coding sequence TTGCAAGAAGCCGAACGTAAATTACTGTCCCTATTGATGCCCGAAGGGCTATTGGAATACTTTCAGATTTTAGAAGTCGATCAGGTTGACAATCAGCTCCACATTTATTTAGATGAGCTTAATATTGCTCCGACAGGCTATCAGAACAGCAAGTTGGAGTCAAAGGGCTTCATGCCTTCCACTGAGATTTCAGACTTTCCCATTCGAGGCCAGAAAGTTACGCTACATATCCGCCGTCGTCGCTGGACGGTCCTGGATACCGGAGAGATCATCACAAGAGATTGGAATCTGGTGCGTGAGGGTGCTCGAATGACTACGGAATTCGGGCTTTTTTTAAAGAAGATATTTGGATAA
- a CDS encoding type IA DNA topoisomerase encodes MKVVIAEKPSVARDLARVMGAKEVKDGYIAGNGYAFTYAFGHLVQLCTPQAYGYNSWTISNLPIIPSTFKLESKKVKRDGKQMDDTGAVKQLNTIKSLLEQAEEIIVATDAGREGELIFRNIYYFLGSKVPFKRLWISSQTDKAIKEGFANLKAGTEYDSLYMSARSRSESDWLIGINATQAITLAAGNKGLLSLGRVQTPTLAMICSRYLENKDFKPQAFYKIQAGFEKDNISFKATSNKIDKKDVAEQTIARLTVGSNARVAKVEAKETKEQPPLLFDLTSLQQDANKKYGYSADQTLSIAQTLYEKKVITYPRTGSRYIGEDVFEEIGALFQHLSDTADESISSIAKNLIGAKLNKRSVDDKKVTDHHALLVTDEKPGPMLKEQQNVYNMIAKRMVESFSEVCIKDITTVTIDAQGVELIAKGTVIKQYGWRLSAEQIEAPDEDKNNDDQDNENAQLPKLLAEELLQILTLELAERFTKARPIHTEASLLKAMETSGKEIEDDEMRQAMKDCGLGTPATRAATIETLFQRDYIKRDKKKLIPTEKGLAVYNLVKDRSIAKVTLTGKWEQKLEEMRANKVSYDVFMKHIKDYTAKITKELLTLRISLAQEEVKPQQKGKIKCPKCEQGLILLYDKVAQCDHYARGCDFKIWRTLNGIFLDEKEMKNLLEKGKTSEFKGVKNNEGAIVTAPLVFENFKVNVG; translated from the coding sequence ATGAAGGTTGTAATTGCTGAAAAGCCCTCCGTGGCGCGTGATCTGGCTCGAGTGATGGGGGCGAAGGAAGTCAAAGACGGTTATATCGCCGGCAATGGCTATGCTTTTACGTATGCTTTTGGCCATTTGGTTCAACTCTGTACGCCACAGGCTTACGGATACAATTCGTGGACAATTTCAAATTTGCCGATCATTCCATCCACATTTAAGCTAGAATCGAAGAAAGTGAAGCGTGATGGCAAGCAGATGGATGATACCGGAGCAGTTAAGCAACTCAACACCATAAAATCCCTGTTGGAACAGGCCGAAGAAATCATTGTGGCTACCGATGCGGGACGGGAGGGTGAATTGATCTTTCGTAATATATACTATTTTTTAGGTTCTAAAGTACCTTTTAAACGCCTTTGGATATCGAGCCAAACGGATAAAGCCATTAAAGAAGGTTTTGCCAATTTGAAAGCAGGTACGGAATACGATAGCCTGTACATGTCTGCCCGTTCACGTTCGGAATCGGACTGGCTAATCGGTATCAATGCGACGCAGGCCATCACCTTGGCGGCCGGGAATAAAGGATTACTTTCTTTGGGCCGCGTTCAGACGCCAACCTTGGCCATGATCTGTTCGCGCTATCTGGAAAATAAAGACTTTAAACCCCAGGCATTCTATAAAATTCAGGCCGGTTTTGAAAAAGATAATATCAGTTTTAAGGCAACCTCCAATAAGATCGATAAAAAGGATGTCGCCGAGCAAACCATTGCGCGATTGACCGTTGGTTCTAATGCCCGCGTGGCAAAGGTGGAAGCCAAAGAAACAAAAGAGCAACCGCCCTTGCTATTTGATTTGACATCGCTGCAACAGGATGCAAATAAGAAGTATGGTTATTCGGCCGATCAGACACTGAGTATTGCGCAAACACTTTACGAAAAGAAGGTCATCACTTATCCGCGTACGGGTTCCCGTTACATCGGTGAGGATGTTTTTGAAGAAATTGGCGCACTTTTTCAACATTTGTCGGATACCGCAGATGAATCCATCTCGTCGATCGCAAAAAATCTGATCGGTGCAAAATTGAACAAACGTTCTGTCGATGACAAAAAGGTAACCGATCACCACGCCCTATTGGTGACGGATGAAAAGCCGGGTCCCATGCTCAAAGAGCAACAGAATGTTTACAATATGATCGCCAAGCGCATGGTGGAAAGTTTCTCGGAAGTATGTATAAAAGATATTACCACCGTGACAATTGATGCGCAGGGGGTTGAACTTATCGCCAAAGGTACTGTAATCAAGCAATACGGCTGGCGTCTTTCCGCGGAGCAGATCGAAGCGCCCGATGAAGATAAAAACAATGACGATCAGGATAATGAAAATGCGCAGTTACCGAAGCTGTTAGCTGAGGAATTATTGCAGATTCTGACCCTCGAACTTGCCGAACGTTTTACCAAAGCAAGACCCATACATACCGAAGCCTCCTTATTGAAGGCCATGGAAACTTCGGGAAAGGAAATTGAAGACGATGAAATGCGGCAGGCTATGAAGGACTGTGGACTTGGTACACCTGCTACACGAGCCGCAACTATCGAAACACTTTTCCAGCGGGATTATATTAAACGCGACAAGAAAAAACTGATCCCAACGGAAAAAGGACTTGCGGTATACAATCTTGTAAAAGATCGTTCCATTGCCAAGGTAACCTTGACCGGTAAATGGGAGCAGAAGCTGGAGGAAATGCGAGCCAATAAAGTGTCCTATGATGTTTTTATGAAACATATTAAGGATTATACGGCCAAAATTACAAAAGAACTGTTGACGCTGCGGATTTCTCTCGCGCAAGAGGAAGTTAAACCTCAACAAAAAGGAAAGATAAAATGTCCGAAATGTGAGCAGGGATTGATTTTGCTCTACGATAAAGTAGCCCAATGCGACCATTATGCCCGTGGATGTGATTTTAAGATCTGGCGGACATTGAATGGTATCTTTCTCGACGAAAAAGAGATGAAGAACTTGTTGGAGAAAGGAAAAACCTCCGAGTTTAAAGGGGTAAAAAATAATGAGGGTGCTATTGTCACTGCGCCGCTTGTATTTGAAAATTTTAAGGTTAACGTGGGGTAA
- the aat gene encoding leucyl/phenylalanyl-tRNA--protein transferase, whose protein sequence is MVFELDTNRLEFPHPSYAEEDGLLAVGGDLSPDRLLLAYSNGIFPWFSDDSPILWYAPDPRFVIDPSKVKISKSMASVLRKKTFSLSIDRSFKEVIQLCASINRKDQAGTWITQGMIQAYSKLAELGYAHSVEVWQGGILVGGLYGVLINGVFCGESMFSKVPNASKAALIYLAQEIEVRLIDCQFHTDHLESMGGEYLSLTDYLAILTKDQRHE, encoded by the coding sequence ATGGTATTTGAACTGGATACGAACAGACTGGAGTTTCCACACCCAAGTTATGCAGAAGAAGATGGTTTACTCGCCGTAGGTGGAGATCTTTCGCCAGATCGTTTGCTACTGGCCTATAGTAACGGAATTTTCCCCTGGTTCAGTGATGACAGCCCCATACTTTGGTATGCCCCAGACCCCAGATTTGTGATCGATCCCTCCAAGGTCAAGATCAGCAAAAGCATGGCGAGTGTACTCCGGAAAAAAACATTTTCTCTATCGATAGACCGCAGCTTTAAAGAAGTCATTCAGCTTTGTGCGTCTATCAATAGAAAAGATCAGGCTGGAACCTGGATAACCCAGGGCATGATCCAAGCATATAGTAAACTTGCGGAGCTAGGTTATGCACATTCGGTGGAAGTATGGCAAGGCGGTATACTCGTTGGCGGGCTTTATGGCGTGTTAATCAATGGTGTCTTTTGTGGAGAAAGCATGTTTTCAAAAGTCCCCAACGCTTCGAAAGCGGCCCTGATTTATCTCGCCCAAGAAATTGAAGTACGTTTAATTGATTGCCAATTTCACACGGATCATTTGGAAAGCATGGGCGGTGAATACCTTTCCTTGACAGATTATTTAGCAATACTAACAAAAGACCAAAGACATGAGTAG
- a CDS encoding deoxyguanosinetriphosphate triphosphohydrolase translates to MSEKMNWKDLLSAKRWGYEDRSVDSYLVARSEFQRDYDRLIFSSPFRRLQNKTQVFPLPGAVFVHNRLTHSLEVASVGRSLGRMFYAQLKEENPNLDNDYPFLQEVGNIISAACLSHDLGNPAFGHSGESAISTYFTDGDGRKYQEQVTAEEWADLTHFEGNANALRILTHAFQGKDPKGFALTYTSLASIVKYPCLAIDGHLKKSHHRKKYGFFTEEQKAFEKVANELGLLKDPSNSKGYLRHPLVYLVEAADDICYNIIDLEDAHHLKILSYQEVEELLLPLCGKENLRDRLDGLLDTPSRVALLRAKAINTLIKGCVDVFVREQDKFLSGTFGSALMDALDEDIVTQMKKISKISIAKIYNAPTVVQIEIAGYRVMDALLKEFVPAYLKKNKNNYDKKLVALIPEQFYTDKQDSYSKIRCVLDFVSGMTDVYAIELYRKIKGITIPSIE, encoded by the coding sequence ATGTCTGAAAAAATGAATTGGAAAGATTTGCTCTCTGCAAAGCGCTGGGGTTACGAAGATCGGAGCGTAGATAGTTACCTGGTGGCCCGGTCGGAATTTCAACGGGATTATGATCGTTTGATCTTTTCATCCCCATTTCGGAGATTACAGAATAAAACGCAGGTTTTTCCACTTCCTGGCGCTGTATTCGTGCACAATAGGTTGACACATAGTTTAGAAGTTGCCAGTGTAGGACGCTCTTTGGGACGTATGTTTTATGCACAGTTGAAAGAGGAAAATCCAAACCTGGATAATGATTACCCTTTTTTGCAAGAAGTAGGAAATATTATCTCTGCGGCATGTTTGTCACATGACCTGGGCAACCCGGCCTTTGGTCACTCTGGTGAATCCGCTATTTCCACATATTTCACAGATGGCGATGGACGTAAATACCAAGAGCAGGTAACAGCCGAAGAATGGGCCGATCTGACCCACTTTGAAGGAAATGCCAATGCGCTACGGATTCTGACACATGCCTTTCAAGGAAAGGATCCCAAAGGTTTTGCATTGACCTATACTTCCCTGGCTTCCATTGTAAAATACCCCTGTCTGGCAATTGATGGCCACCTCAAGAAAAGCCATCATCGCAAGAAATATGGCTTTTTTACGGAAGAACAAAAAGCATTTGAGAAGGTTGCTAATGAATTGGGATTATTAAAAGATCCTTCCAATTCAAAGGGCTACCTAAGACATCCTTTGGTTTATCTCGTGGAGGCTGCGGATGATATTTGTTACAATATTATTGATTTGGAAGATGCACATCATCTTAAGATATTGTCCTATCAAGAAGTGGAAGAATTACTATTGCCGCTCTGTGGCAAAGAAAATCTTCGCGACAGGCTCGATGGATTGCTGGATACCCCAAGCCGTGTAGCATTGTTGCGTGCTAAAGCGATCAATACCTTGATTAAAGGATGTGTTGATGTCTTTGTACGTGAGCAGGACAAATTTCTGTCAGGAACTTTCGGATCAGCGTTAATGGATGCCTTAGATGAGGACATTGTTACACAAATGAAAAAAATCTCGAAGATTTCCATTGCAAAAATCTATAATGCGCCCACGGTTGTGCAAATTGAGATTGCTGGTTACCGGGTGATGGATGCCCTATTAAAAGAGTTTGTTCCGGCATACCTAAAGAAGAACAAGAACAATTACGATAAAAAGCTCGTTGCATTAATTCCTGAACAATTTTATACGGATAAACAAGATTCGTATTCCAAAATCCGTTGTGTATTGGATTTTGTTTCAGGTATGACTGACGTTTATGCCATAGAGCTGTACCGTAAAATCAAGGGAATAACAATACCATCCATAGAATAG
- the rbfA gene encoding 30S ribosome-binding factor RbfA, whose amino-acid sequence MGTESKRQQRFAGVIQQDLAALFQREGNSWAPGAFITVTRVRVTPDLAIARVYISFLNTKTAQENMKSIRSKTSEIRYKLGAKIKNQVKIVPQLEFFLDDTNEYVEHMDKLFDEIGKEPRQPE is encoded by the coding sequence ATGGGAACAGAAAGCAAGAGACAGCAACGTTTTGCTGGGGTGATTCAACAGGATTTAGCAGCATTATTTCAACGCGAAGGTAATTCATGGGCTCCTGGAGCGTTTATCACGGTTACACGGGTTCGTGTTACACCTGATTTGGCAATTGCCCGTGTTTACATAAGCTTTTTGAACACAAAAACGGCACAGGAAAATATGAAGTCCATTCGTTCCAAAACATCTGAAATACGCTACAAACTGGGAGCAAAAATTAAGAACCAGGTAAAGATTGTTCCTCAATTGGAGTTCTTCCTCGATGATACCAACGAATATGTTGAACACATGGACAAACTATTTGACGAGATCGGCAAAGAACCGCGTCAGCCAGAATAA
- a CDS encoding IS110 family transposase — MKTAGLDVHKDSIFCAVFNGKHYSDVEVFETFSTGIRQLGAYLKAAGVLRVAMESTSIYWIPVWNILSEMGFDLMLVNPFLIKQLPGRKSDVKDAQWIAQLLHKDMLRGSFVPGERIQELRSYTRSYSKLQQRIVRMLTKMDNILVQAGIRLGSLVTDIGGKSMLSVIDALIAGERDAVRLSKLVYASKKNKENGKLAAALTGCMKEHHRFNLQMAKVEYDLLIKQSAEYIEKIEAICLRDFPRQSALLKTIPGVSRISSAVIIAETGADMKVFENSGKLSGWVGLRPKNDESAGKYKSTAITKGNRYLKPILVQVAWAASRCKGSYFKDKFNRLSIRKSSKKALIAIARKISVVVWNILKEDQAEFLGGNHF, encoded by the coding sequence ATGAAAACAGCAGGACTTGACGTGCATAAAGATAGTATTTTTTGTGCGGTATTTAATGGGAAGCATTATTCGGATGTGGAGGTTTTCGAAACCTTCAGTACGGGCATTCGACAGTTGGGAGCCTACTTGAAGGCTGCGGGTGTTCTCCGAGTAGCGATGGAGAGTACCAGTATTTACTGGATCCCGGTCTGGAATATTCTCTCTGAAATGGGCTTTGATCTGATGCTGGTGAATCCCTTTTTAATCAAACAGCTGCCCGGCCGCAAAAGCGATGTAAAGGATGCACAGTGGATTGCCCAGCTACTTCACAAAGATATGCTTCGCGGGAGTTTTGTGCCCGGTGAGCGAATACAGGAACTCAGGAGCTACACCCGTTCCTATAGCAAGTTGCAACAGCGGATAGTCCGTATGCTTACCAAAATGGACAATATCCTCGTACAGGCCGGAATCCGTTTGGGTAGTCTTGTGACCGATATCGGAGGGAAAAGTATGCTGAGTGTCATTGATGCCCTGATAGCCGGGGAGCGTGATGCCGTACGTTTAAGCAAACTGGTCTATGCCAGTAAGAAGAACAAAGAAAACGGAAAGCTGGCAGCAGCACTAACCGGCTGCATGAAGGAGCACCACCGCTTCAACCTGCAGATGGCAAAAGTTGAATACGACCTGTTGATCAAGCAGTCTGCTGAGTATATAGAAAAGATTGAAGCTATCTGCCTGCGTGATTTTCCACGGCAGAGTGCCTTGCTAAAGACGATTCCCGGCGTTAGCCGTATCAGTTCCGCTGTGATCATCGCCGAGACCGGCGCAGACATGAAAGTTTTTGAAAACAGCGGTAAACTGAGCGGATGGGTCGGATTACGACCAAAGAATGATGAAAGCGCAGGGAAATATAAAAGTACAGCAATCACTAAAGGAAACAGATATCTCAAGCCAATACTGGTACAGGTTGCCTGGGCGGCAAGCCGCTGTAAAGGCTCCTATTTTAAAGACAAATTCAACCGTCTAAGTATAAGAAAATCCTCGAAAAAGGCCCTGATCGCTATCGCACGAAAAATATCCGTTGTTGTATGGAATATCCTAAAAGAGGATCAAGCTGAATTCTTGGGGGGTAATCATTTTTAA
- a CDS encoding aldose epimerase family protein, translating to MTKYQTLIPKHFEGTIDGKNTHLLLLKNEGGMQVLLTDYGARIVSILVPDKKGNLVDVALGFDSIQAYLDSDEKYHGCTAGRFANRIAEGKFEINGKHYTLPQNNGNNCLHGGISGFHDKVWDRRVTYQSHVEFYYVSQDGEEGFPGNLKVMVSYTLTRNNEIIIKYHAQSDADTHVNLTNHTYFNLDGEGSGDVLQQILQINSDKVLFVDDNQIPNAIVPVEGTAFDFRIPKPIVQDITANNEQLIAAKGYDHCYVNNQPISQPCATVYSKNTGIQLDVFTTEPGVQLYTANWMTGNDFGKRGYKYLPYAGFCLETQHFPDTPNQAEFPSTLLKAGESFDSETHFKFSIKK from the coding sequence ATGACGAAATATCAAACACTTATTCCAAAACATTTTGAAGGTACAATTGACGGCAAAAACACGCATTTGCTCTTATTAAAAAACGAAGGAGGGATGCAGGTACTCTTAACGGACTACGGTGCGCGTATTGTCAGCATTTTGGTACCTGATAAAAAGGGAAATTTGGTGGATGTTGCACTGGGCTTCGATTCCATTCAGGCCTACCTGGATTCTGATGAGAAATACCATGGCTGCACAGCGGGGCGTTTCGCCAATCGCATTGCTGAAGGCAAATTTGAAATAAACGGAAAACACTATACGCTTCCGCAAAACAATGGCAATAATTGTCTTCATGGTGGTATTTCGGGCTTTCATGATAAGGTTTGGGACAGAAGGGTCACTTATCAATCGCACGTCGAATTTTATTATGTTTCCCAAGATGGTGAAGAAGGATTTCCAGGGAATCTAAAAGTTATGGTTTCTTATACCCTAACCAGAAATAACGAGATTATTATCAAATATCATGCGCAATCGGATGCCGATACGCACGTCAACCTGACCAATCATACGTACTTCAATCTGGATGGGGAAGGCAGTGGCGACGTATTGCAGCAGATCCTTCAGATCAATTCAGATAAAGTCTTATTTGTAGACGACAACCAGATACCGAATGCAATAGTACCTGTGGAGGGCACCGCCTTCGACTTCCGCATACCCAAACCTATTGTGCAAGATATTACTGCAAATAACGAACAATTGATCGCTGCCAAAGGATATGATCATTGTTATGTCAACAACCAGCCTATTTCGCAGCCTTGTGCAACAGTATATTCTAAAAACACGGGCATTCAGCTGGATGTCTTTACAACGGAGCCGGGCGTACAACTCTATACAGCAAACTGGATGACCGGAAATGATTTTGGCAAAAGAGGTTACAAGTATCTTCCTTATGCCGGATTCTGTCTGGAAACTCAGCATTTTCCGGATACACCCAATCAAGCGGAATTTCCTTCAACTTTGTTAAAAGCAGGCGAATCATTCGACTCCGAGACACATTTTAAGTTCTCCATAAAAAAATAA
- a CDS encoding aminotransferase class V-fold PLP-dependent enzyme, with protein MSSPYRKHFDIASAVTYLTTPGSGLLSRETKAWRSKRDQDFFDANTTLREQQGATLDACRDTLGKFFNCPSQNVFLSSCFSFAFNALLAGLPKQSKVLLLDNDYPSVNFPTIISGFEHQFVRMDEQLETNLLDTIATFKPDVLILSIVQYISGLKIDLSFIQELKHRHPDLLIVGDGTQFLGTDLFDFTLSGFDAVLSSGYKWLMAGFGNGFVLLSDRLKAILYADIQKNYSFLNNQWMNKSVVQLCFEPGHLDTLSHGTLQQSLLQLEEWGFSETVAYTQKLIADARAELADRKLLLDSIINRRPQSNIFNIQINPDNYQTLLDEGIKCFPRGSGIRVGFHLYNDHSDLEKLLYIIDTKVK; from the coding sequence ATGAGTAGTCCCTATCGTAAACATTTTGACATCGCTTCAGCCGTAACTTACCTCACGACACCAGGATCCGGCTTACTTTCACGTGAAACAAAGGCTTGGCGCTCCAAAAGAGACCAAGATTTCTTTGACGCGAACACTACCTTACGCGAACAGCAAGGTGCAACTTTAGATGCCTGTCGGGATACGCTCGGTAAATTCTTTAATTGCCCTTCCCAAAATGTGTTCTTATCAAGTTGTTTTTCCTTTGCCTTCAATGCGCTATTGGCAGGTTTACCGAAACAATCGAAAGTGCTGCTATTGGACAATGATTATCCTTCGGTTAATTTTCCTACAATTATAAGCGGTTTTGAACATCAATTTGTCAGGATGGACGAACAGCTGGAAACGAATTTATTGGACACAATAGCAACATTTAAACCAGATGTCCTTATTCTTTCCATTGTTCAATATATTTCGGGATTAAAAATAGACCTATCTTTCATACAGGAATTGAAGCATCGGCATCCCGACTTGTTGATTGTAGGCGACGGCACACAGTTTTTGGGAACAGATCTTTTTGATTTTACGCTTTCGGGCTTTGACGCCGTATTATCCAGTGGATACAAATGGCTTATGGCTGGCTTTGGCAATGGTTTTGTTCTCTTAAGTGACAGACTCAAAGCGATACTTTATGCGGATATCCAAAAAAATTACAGCTTCCTCAACAACCAATGGATGAATAAATCTGTGGTACAACTTTGTTTTGAACCAGGGCATCTGGACACCCTGTCGCACGGAACGCTACAGCAGTCCCTTCTTCAATTGGAGGAATGGGGATTTTCCGAAACAGTGGCCTATACCCAAAAGTTAATTGCAGATGCCCGCGCTGAACTTGCCGACCGGAAACTGTTATTGGACAGCATCATCAATAGACGTCCGCAGAGCAATATTTTCAATATTCAGATCAACCCCGACAATTATCAGACTCTCCTGGATGAGGGCATAAAATGCTTTCCCCGAGGATCGGGGATCCGTGTTGGATTTCATTTATACAATGATCACTCGGATCTTGAGAAGCTATTATATATTATTGACACAAAAGTAAAGTAA
- the argH gene encoding argininosuccinate lyase, with translation MKIWQKNIDVDSFVESFTVGNDRVMDLQLAAADVLGSLAHTRMLNSINLMTDEDLALVQKELKNIYKEILAGDFRIEDSVEDVHSQVEMLLTQRIGEAGKKIHSGRSRNDQVLVDLKLYFRSEIQHIIQNTEALFNELIQLSERYKHILIPGYTHLQIAMPSSFGLWFGAYAESLVDDLEMMRAAWKVCNKNPLGSAAGYGSSFPLNRTMTTQLLGFEDLNYNVVYAQMGRGKTERILAQGMSSIAATLAKFAMDVCLYINQNFGFISFPAHLTTGSSIMPHKKNPDVFELIRSRCNKIQALPNEIALMTTNLPSGYHRDLQLLKENLFPAFKSLNECLEIATFMLENIIVKDNILDDPKYDYLFSVEVVNNEVLKGVPFREAYRTIGIDIDEGRFKPSKEVNHTHEGSIGNLCNDQIQRMFAEVKVTFGFEKVESALDDLLK, from the coding sequence ATGAAAATCTGGCAAAAAAATATAGATGTCGATTCTTTTGTAGAATCGTTTACGGTGGGCAATGACCGCGTAATGGACCTGCAACTTGCTGCTGCGGATGTTTTGGGTTCATTGGCCCATACACGCATGCTGAATAGCATAAACCTGATGACCGATGAGGATCTAGCGCTTGTACAAAAAGAACTGAAAAATATCTATAAAGAAATTTTAGCCGGTGACTTTCGTATAGAAGACTCGGTAGAAGATGTGCATTCGCAGGTTGAAATGTTGCTTACACAGCGTATTGGAGAGGCTGGTAAAAAAATTCACTCCGGCAGATCCCGTAATGACCAGGTTTTGGTCGACCTAAAATTATACTTTCGCTCAGAGATTCAGCATATCATCCAGAATACGGAGGCTCTTTTTAATGAATTGATCCAGCTCAGCGAGCGATATAAACATATTCTGATCCCTGGATACACCCACTTGCAAATTGCCATGCCTTCATCGTTTGGATTATGGTTTGGTGCGTACGCGGAAAGCCTTGTGGATGATCTGGAGATGATGCGTGCAGCATGGAAGGTTTGTAATAAGAATCCTTTAGGATCTGCTGCAGGGTATGGATCATCCTTTCCATTGAATAGAACGATGACGACACAATTGCTGGGATTTGAAGACCTCAATTACAATGTGGTTTATGCACAAATGGGAAGAGGGAAGACTGAACGTATCTTGGCACAGGGCATGAGTTCCATCGCGGCGACATTGGCCAAGTTTGCCATGGACGTATGTCTGTATATCAACCAAAATTTTGGCTTTATCTCTTTTCCTGCACATTTGACTACGGGATCGAGCATCATGCCACACAAGAAAAACCCGGATGTCTTCGAGCTGATCCGTTCACGCTGTAATAAAATACAGGCCTTGCCAAATGAAATTGCGTTGATGACGACCAACCTTCCATCGGGTTACCATAGAGATCTTCAATTGTTAAAGGAAAATTTATTCCCAGCGTTTAAATCGCTCAATGAATGTCTTGAAATCGCAACCTTTATGTTGGAAAATATAATTGTAAAAGACAATATCCTGGACGATCCAAAATACGATTATTTGTTCTCTGTTGAAGTGGTGAACAATGAGGTCCTGAAAGGAGTTCCTTTCCGGGAGGCCTACAGGACTATTGGTATTGATATTGATGAAGGGCGTTTCAAGCCATCAAAAGAGGTAAATCATACCCACGAGGGAAGTATTGGAAATCTCTGCAATGATCAGATCCAACGTATGTTCGCCGAGGTCAAAGTAACTTTTGGTTTTGAAAAAGTCGAATCAGCATTGGATGACCTTTTAAAATAA